A stretch of DNA from Takifugu rubripes chromosome 15, fTakRub1.2, whole genome shotgun sequence:
ACGCATGAAAGCTCTAGATTGTCCGACACTTGAAGACCAGATGATAAGAAATACTTCTTAAGTCAGGCTCGCTATCAGGTGCGTTTTACAGTTTTGGTTGTAGCTAACACCTCTTTACAGTACCTAGCATGCATTCAACTTGTTTTTCCCTATGTCATTATGTGTTAGCTTTCCTATCGTTTCTTACTTGTAAacgttcttttttatttattattttatcgcTATCATTCAAAGCTTCTTAATGATTGTATATATTactttaaattcaaatttgaTTGAACCAAAGTGTAGAATCAAACGACTATATGAATATGACGAAGGATGAAAAATACGATCTATAGAAGATATGATTGATATTTTACAAAGATTTGAGTGTTGTTTTTGAGATTCGATCTCTTCTTCGGCAGAAAAGCAAAATTCATTGTTTATCTTTTCACCACACAGATAACTTGTAAATTGCCCCCCACTTCTGCCTCTCTGGTGCTTTCTGATCCTGGGCTCTTCCAAACCCAGTGACCATGAGTACCATCCGAGTCGATGCCAAAGTTGTAATGCTGGGAAAGGAGAGTGTGGGGAAGACCAGTCTCGTCGAGAGATATGTCCATCACCGGTTCCTGGTCGGCCCCTATCAGAACGTGAGTGTCAGCTGATTCCCCCCAGCCTGAATGGCGGTGTTTTAATGCCCAGCCTCAGGAAAGTCATGGTAACACCAGTCTAGGATGAGTTGTGTGTGACAAACATGGTCATGTTTAAGTAATTGCCGGCTTCTTGTGTCTTATGATACAACTTTATAACTTCAAAGTTGTTTTAAGTGACAGAGGTTTGAATGAGGCTATTCAAATTTGCTTCGTGGTTGTTTGATGCATTACTGACTTTAATTCCCTGCATAGACGATCGGTGCTGCATTTGTTGCCAAGCCAATCCAGCTGGGAGAGAAAGTGGTCACACTGGGAATATGGGTGAGTTGCTTAATCTGAGAGTGTGCCTGTCCGAATGAAAATTTGGTTAATTTTTACTCTTTTTGTGGGTTGATGGGTCACCATGAAACTGCATCTTTCAAAACAAACATAACATGACATGGACTTGTTCTCTTTAGCCTTTCACTCAAACTGGGGTTACATTTTTTTACATCAATTTTGTAGTGTGTAAAAATACTCCATATGCCCCTTGTTTGACTATTTTTTCAAAGTCATAGCAAAGAGAGCAATATGTAGGGGATGGGAGAACATATGAAAAATGTAGTACATCTAGAAAtacagtggtggtggtggttgttgtAGGAATGCTACTTTTATTGAGTTCCAAGGCCAGACAGGAAACTGAAGTAAGTCCTGTGGTtgcctctgttttctttttgtttgccTTTATTGTTTGTAGATGATCTTACAGCTTCTCTTTCAatcaggacactgctggatcAGAGCGTTATGAAGCCATGAGCAGGATCTACTACAGAGGAGCACGAGCAGCCATAGTCTGCTACGGTAAGACATTCACACTTACACAGTGCTAAACAAACGTGCAAACGTATGTTACCGTCATttttgatgttttgttttcagtttgttCTACTTAACAGCTCATTGGTGTTTAACTGGTATATGGATTCATGTAAGCTTAGACTTAGACTTCGTGTTCAGTTAAGGTATGACAGTACAATTGTTTTTACTCAGTTTTATGGGGAGGGAATTACAGTTACCCGAGTCCATTCTTGCAGCCATGCACGTTTTAATTAGCAGAAAATGGATTAGATTTTAGAATAGTGAGCTCATGTAAAGCCctaattttaaaacaaaacacaactggACTGTGTCTTCTTTAGTTTAGGAGTAGTTCTTTCTTGAACTTTTCTTCAGTGCTGAAtaatgtaaatgaaaaaaatattgtCGGCATCAGAGTAAGAAAAGAAACATGCAACAACAGGTAGATGCTGTTCAATCGGATGAGGATATCAATTGGATGAGAAACAAGTTTATCATTCAGTGGTGGAGAAAAATGACAGGAGTGTCCAAGACCGATGGTGTTAAAcatgaagagtcaccagcagcAGGCGATCCTGTTAGTAGCTACAAAACATGATCCCCTTACTCACAGTCCTGCCACCATTTCTGACTAATTTTCACCTCTTTGGTCCTCAAGGGGGAACTTGGTTAATAGCTGTAAGCGTTTCCCAGGAGATGATTCACATTGCTTGACTGTCATGCTTTAGTTCACAGTGCTTCAGTCACACAGCACATGACTGctactttattattattttattgtagTTTATGCAAATATTTGTTCAGAAACACTTGCGTAATCAGGCCATGTTGGATAAGTGTTTGTTCAAGGTCACTAATAGAATAAATGAATCGCACCAGTCTTCTAAATAGCTTTTTTGAAAACTTTTCTTTGCATCAAATTCATTCCAGATTTGTACTTTCTTTTGTAATAGTTTGTGATTTTGCTGTTTTGGATGAAGAGTTCTTTTAGTTTCAGTGTTGTTGTGCTCGGTGTGACTGTGTGTATCTgcctgctgctggtggctgaatgagtttgtgttttcagatttgactgacagcagcagcttccaacGAGCTCGATTCTGGGTGAAGGAGCTCCAGAACTGTGAGGAGGTGATTGAGCAGGTTCTCTATGTTCTctatcacattttaaaatgggaaactttaaaagtcgggttttttttgtcatctgttaATAATGGACCAAGACTTCACACAATATTGTTTGTTGCGTTACAGCAATGTAAAATCTATCTGTGCGGCACCAAGAACGACCTCATCACAGCGGATCGGAGCCTACGCCAGATCGACTACCACGACGCCCAGGACTTTGCAGAAGGTATTTTCAGCCTGTACTGGTCATTATACTGACATCAACTAATGACCGCTTCCCTGGTGTTTGTAGAGGAAGTCCATCTAACAGAACAAAGTCACCATTGTACCTTGGTAATGCAGTACATTGCTGTCATGCCGTTCGCGTTAAGCCGTATCCATCCACAGAGGATTAATGCAACTTTAGCAAAAGAATTTTCTTTAAACAAGTCAGTGTTGTTAATTTGGTATTGCTAATCCATCAAGCAGTGCGTTTTCTATCTCCTTAGTTCCACTGTAGTCACATCATCCCGTCTTACTGAACAAAGAAAGGTTTAACCCAACTCTAGGTGTCACCATTATTCATTGAATGTTATCGGCCAACTACGGTAAATTGCTTGAAAGACCCTAAATATGGTTACTATActgttatttatgtattttttgtCTCTCTGACAGAAATTGGAGCGCAATATTTCGAGACTTcaagtaaaacaggaaacaatgtGGGTGAGTCAGACATTGTCATGCTCAGAACACTCGATCTGTCCCAAACAGCTGTATTTATACATGGTGTTTAGACTGTAGGAGTGTATCCAACcccagaacagagtaaaaaatAGGTGATCGGAGTCCATTTTAGCACATTTACAGAATTATTGACAAGTGACTGAAGAAGCTGACAgacttctcttcctccctcttggACAGATGAGTTGTTCCACAAAGTTGCTGAGGACTACAACAATGCTGCCTTCCAGTTTATGTCAGGTGAGACACCATGGTTACAATGTCACAAAGGATGGCCTCAGCCCTCTGATTGAAGTGATGTGAAATATATGACTGTTTCAAGACTTAAACATAGTAAAAACAttattgcattttaaaatgtattcatcCAAATGATATGATGATGCATTTTTCTGTAATTAATGTAAGTGTCACAGAACCAAAGGTTAATAAAAAAATGTGTGGTTATATGGTTTGTGAAGTTTCCTAAAATATGAAACTCTGTCCAAACAGAGGAAAGTGGCGTCGACCTGGGCCAGAAGAAAGACTCATATTTCTACTCCTGTTGCCACAACAACTGATGCTGAGCGGCAGGATGGGAcatcaggtcacatgacttcgAGCAGAACCTGGATGTTGCTGGATGGGTGTCAGACAAATCACCTGTGGATCTACAATCCAAGGAAATGTCAAAGCTGTACTCTTGATGCTTTACCAGAtatgtttatttcttttgtgcCATAAGGAAGTGAAGGCTGCCAGACTGTCCAGAAGAGGATCCTCTGCAGTTCTTACTGGGTGAAGAGGGATCTGATGTCATACACACATTTTCACCCAGTTATATTCTGTTAGTTCCCCTCTGGAGCCTCCAAGCTGGACTAGGGGAGCGAACAGACCTAAACCTTGACTCAACCTTGCACTGCGGCTCCTTTGAGGTGGAATGGTTTGTTTACAATAGTTCTGAATTTACCTCTAACTCATTGCAGCCTTGCTGAGAGTGCGAATATGAAGCTACTATGATGGAGCAAAACAAACCAGTTAAAGGAATTTTCTGATCATTTGGAAATCTGGGTTGAAATGAGAACAATCCTCT
This window harbors:
- the rab24 gene encoding ras-related protein Rab-24 isoform X1; this encodes MSTIRVDAKVVMLGKESVGKTSLVERYVHHRFLVGPYQNTIGAAFVAKPIQLGEKVVTLGIWDTAGSERYEAMSRIYYRGARAAIVCYDLTDSSSFQRARFWVKELQNCEEVIEQQCKIYLCGTKNDLITADRSLRQIDYHDAQDFAEEIGAQYFETSSKTGNNVDELFHKVAEDYNNAAFQFMSEESGVDLGQKKDSYFYSCCHNN
- the rab24 gene encoding ras-related protein Rab-24 isoform X2, producing MSTIRVDAKVVMLGKESVGKTSLVERYVHHRFLVGPYQNTIGAAFVAKPIQLGEKVVTLGIWDTAGSERYEAMSRIYYRGARAAIVCYDLTDSSSFQRARFWVKELQNCEEQCKIYLCGTKNDLITADRSLRQIDYHDAQDFAEEIGAQYFETSSKTGNNVDELFHKVAEDYNNAAFQFMSEESGVDLGQKKDSYFYSCCHNN